The following proteins are co-located in the Acidobacteriota bacterium genome:
- a CDS encoding ASPIC/UnbV domain-containing protein, whose product MENRLETDHAFLSLKLVGVRSNRDAIGAMVELLADGRRRVRQVTAGDGYLSQSSSTIHFGLGEATSIDGLTIQWPGGARETIEPMAVNGRYRVVEGEGRGTSIERPTPRLSVRERQDRPQPMTRILLKTPLPLPPPLLRELRVKTGTATLVNLWAHWCLPCAEEVRSFAAASTELNAASIHWSPVSLDPPEDRDAATDWYRRQHEVAGRSAMAAAVFLDPDALVTLETLIQHVTGRADELPIPANLLIDAEGRLQILYFGAIIPSRFLSDAGGALDPAQSPSRRSLYPGRWYYGSPRNLGELGRLLKKRGRQDDAEFYLERSDRP is encoded by the coding sequence ATGGAGAACAGGCTCGAGACCGACCACGCTTTCCTGTCGCTAAAGCTCGTCGGAGTCCGCTCAAACCGCGATGCCATCGGTGCCATGGTCGAACTGCTAGCCGATGGGAGGCGTCGTGTTCGACAGGTGACCGCCGGGGACGGCTACCTGTCGCAGTCCTCGTCAACGATCCACTTCGGTCTCGGTGAAGCGACATCGATCGACGGTCTGACGATTCAGTGGCCGGGTGGAGCGCGGGAAACGATCGAACCGATGGCCGTGAACGGTCGCTATCGTGTGGTAGAGGGAGAGGGTCGCGGGACGTCGATTGAACGACCTACACCCCGCTTGAGCGTACGAGAGCGCCAGGACCGTCCTCAGCCAATGACCCGCATCTTGCTGAAGACACCGCTGCCGCTGCCGCCTCCACTCCTACGCGAGCTTCGCGTGAAGACCGGGACCGCGACATTGGTCAACCTCTGGGCGCATTGGTGCCTCCCCTGTGCGGAAGAGGTGCGGTCCTTCGCCGCGGCATCAACGGAGTTGAACGCGGCATCGATTCACTGGAGCCCCGTCTCGCTCGATCCACCGGAAGATCGTGACGCTGCGACGGATTGGTACCGTCGCCAACACGAGGTCGCGGGGCGTTCGGCAATGGCGGCTGCGGTTTTTCTTGATCCGGACGCCCTCGTGACCCTCGAGACCCTGATTCAGCACGTGACCGGTCGGGCCGACGAGTTACCGATTCCCGCGAACTTGCTCATCGATGCCGAAGGTCGACTGCAGATCCTGTACTTCGGCGCGATCATTCCCTCCAGATTTCTGTCTGATGCCGGAGGCGCTCTGGACCCCGCACAGTCTCCGTCCAGGCGAAGCCTCTACCCCGGACGGTGGTACTACGGATCTCCACGAAACCTGGGTGAGTTGGGCCGGTTACTGAAAAAGCGCGGTCGCCAGGATGACGCCGAGTTTTATCTTGAACGATCCGATCGACCCTGA